A stretch of Myxococcus hansupus DNA encodes these proteins:
- a CDS encoding LysM peptidoglycan-binding domain-containing protein: MTTYSVRSGDTLGALAKRFNTSVSSLAKTNGISNPNLIFTGQKLRVPDGFDAPRASGGGRAASSYTVKSGDTLSGIAGRHGTTVSALAKANNISNPNRIYAGQKLTIPGSGGAAPTKPSSGGGGGGSYTVKSGDTLSGIASRHGTTVSALARANNISNPNLIHVGQRLTIPGGGGASPTRPTPSQPPVGGVGGPKPPTGGSAGVTVGQLRAVMPNLSQAKAEQYLPYLNQAMAEANITTPMRKAAFLAQLAHESGQLRYMEEIASGAAYEGRRDLGNTQPGDGVRYKGRGPIQLTGRANYRAAGRALGIDLEGNPQRAKDPDVAFRIAGWYWSSRNLNTYADAGNFREVTRRINGGYNGLADREMYYRRAQNVF, encoded by the coding sequence GTGACGACCTACTCCGTTCGAAGTGGCGACACCCTCGGCGCCCTGGCCAAGCGCTTCAACACCTCGGTGTCGTCGCTGGCGAAGACCAACGGCATCTCGAACCCGAACCTCATCTTCACGGGGCAGAAGCTTCGCGTTCCGGACGGCTTCGACGCGCCCCGCGCCTCCGGGGGCGGCCGCGCGGCCTCCAGCTACACGGTGAAGTCGGGTGACACGCTGAGCGGCATCGCGGGCCGGCACGGCACGACGGTGAGCGCGCTGGCGAAGGCGAACAACATCTCCAACCCGAACCGGATCTACGCGGGCCAGAAGCTCACGATTCCGGGCTCCGGCGGCGCGGCGCCCACGAAGCCCTCCTCGGGCGGTGGTGGTGGCGGCTCCTACACGGTGAAGTCGGGTGACACGCTGAGCGGCATCGCGAGCCGGCACGGCACCACGGTCAGCGCGCTGGCGCGGGCCAACAACATCTCGAACCCGAACCTGATCCACGTGGGCCAGCGGCTCACGATTCCGGGTGGCGGTGGGGCGTCCCCGACGCGTCCGACGCCGAGCCAGCCTCCCGTGGGGGGCGTGGGCGGGCCGAAGCCGCCCACCGGTGGATCCGCTGGTGTCACGGTGGGCCAGCTCCGGGCGGTGATGCCCAACCTGTCGCAGGCCAAGGCGGAGCAGTACCTGCCCTACCTGAACCAGGCCATGGCGGAGGCGAACATCACCACCCCGATGCGCAAGGCGGCCTTCCTGGCGCAGCTCGCGCACGAGAGCGGCCAGCTCCGCTACATGGAGGAGATTGCCTCCGGCGCCGCCTACGAGGGTCGCAGGGACCTGGGCAACACCCAGCCGGGTGACGGCGTGCGCTACAAGGGCCGCGGCCCCATCCAGCTCACGGGCCGCGCCAACTACCGCGCCGCGGGCCGGGCGCTGGGCATCGACCTGGAGGGCAACCCCCAGCGCGCGAAGGATCCGGACGTCGCGTTCCGCATCGCCGGTTGGTACTGGTCGTCGCGCAACCTCAACACCTACGCCGACGCGGGCAACTTCCGCGAGGTCACCCGCCGTATCAACGGTGGCTACAACGGCCTGGCGGACCGCGAGATGTACTACCGCCGCGCGCAGAACGTGTTCTGA
- a CDS encoding ArsA-related P-loop ATPase, producing MLEALWEKRVLLVSGKGGVGKTTLAAALAVAAARAGRTVLLAELSPEEDGPSPLAALVGARDVGPRVTRVRPGLNFVRLSAAEGHRHFLEKALPARWLAEAALRTRALRRFLEAGPALREMGLMYQMLTLLRHTRPDGRYAHPLTVVDLPATGHALALAALPQRVLALMPGGPIGRDVREGLDFLQDPVRTAVVLTSLPEPLPVSESLHVASELRRLELPLSVAVLNRMPEDPFTVESRAALNRLLAVHGPHQGAHALARLDRAHAASVRLRRELRAPLLTLPELSVTGPALAEALAETFAPRREDALWQEALP from the coding sequence GTGCTCGAAGCCCTCTGGGAGAAGCGTGTCCTGCTCGTGTCGGGCAAGGGCGGCGTGGGGAAGACCACCCTGGCCGCGGCGCTCGCCGTGGCCGCCGCCCGGGCAGGACGCACGGTGCTGCTGGCGGAGCTGTCGCCCGAGGAGGACGGGCCGTCGCCGCTCGCCGCGCTCGTGGGCGCTCGCGATGTGGGGCCCCGCGTGACGCGCGTGCGGCCCGGGTTGAACTTCGTGAGGCTGTCCGCGGCCGAGGGCCACCGGCACTTCCTGGAGAAGGCCCTGCCCGCGCGGTGGCTGGCCGAGGCCGCCCTGCGCACCCGCGCTTTGCGCCGCTTCCTGGAGGCGGGCCCCGCGCTGCGGGAGATGGGCTTGATGTACCAGATGCTCACGCTGCTGCGGCACACGCGGCCGGATGGGCGGTATGCGCACCCGCTGACCGTGGTGGACCTGCCCGCCACGGGCCATGCGCTGGCGCTGGCGGCGCTGCCCCAGCGGGTGCTGGCGTTGATGCCCGGAGGGCCCATCGGGCGTGATGTGCGTGAGGGGCTCGACTTCCTCCAGGACCCGGTGCGCACCGCCGTGGTGCTCACGAGCCTGCCGGAGCCGCTGCCCGTCAGCGAGTCGCTCCATGTGGCCTCGGAGCTGCGGCGACTGGAGCTGCCCTTGTCCGTCGCGGTCCTCAACCGGATGCCGGAAGACCCCTTCACGGTGGAGTCGCGCGCCGCGCTGAACCGGCTGCTCGCGGTGCATGGGCCGCATCAGGGCGCGCATGCACTGGCACGGCTGGACCGCGCGCACGCCGCGTCGGTTCGCTTGCGCCGCGAGCTGCGCGCGCCGCTGCTGACGTTGCCGGAGCTGTCCGTTACGGGTCCGGCGCTGGCGGAGGCGCTCGCGGAGACCTTCGCGCCACGGCGTGAGGATGCACTGTGGCAGGAGGCGCTGCCGTGA
- a CDS encoding nuclear transport factor 2 family protein has product MAMERAQRFVDALAKLEERGDLEPLIALFSDDAQVSNVASAKVFSGKEGARRFWHEYKGTLQQVKSTFRNMIEAGARVALEWETQGTAHNGAAVAYEGVSILEWDGDRIRRFYAYFDPHALGLELTHGSAPRTEVPATTPA; this is encoded by the coding sequence ATGGCGATGGAGCGAGCGCAGCGGTTCGTGGATGCACTGGCGAAGTTGGAGGAGCGCGGGGACCTGGAGCCGCTCATCGCCCTCTTCAGCGATGACGCCCAGGTGAGCAACGTGGCCTCGGCGAAGGTGTTCTCCGGCAAGGAGGGCGCCCGGCGCTTCTGGCACGAGTACAAGGGCACCCTTCAGCAGGTGAAGTCCACCTTCCGGAACATGATTGAGGCGGGCGCTCGCGTCGCGCTCGAGTGGGAGACGCAGGGCACCGCCCACAACGGCGCGGCGGTGGCCTACGAAGGCGTGTCCATCCTCGAATGGGACGGCGACCGGATCCGCCGCTTCTACGCGTACTTTGATCCGCACGCGCTCGGCCTGGAGCTGACCCACGGCAGCGCGCCGCGCACGGAAGTCCCCGCCACCACCCCCGCGTGA
- the rocD gene encoding ornithine--oxo-acid transaminase — MSAEHATPHLSTREYIELEERYGAHNYHPLDLVIERGEGVWVHDVEGRKYMDCLSAYSAVNQGHCHPRILETLREQAAKVTLTSRAFRNDQLPHLYKALRDISGLSRALPMNSGAEACETAIKLARKWGHTVKGIPEDRAEVIVFENNFHGRTISLISFSSEPRYRKGFGPFTPGFTVVPYDDVEALRRAITPNTCAVLMEPIQAEAGVLIPKDGYLKQVAALCRENKVLFMVDEIQTGLGRTGKMFAFQHEDVRPDAIVVGKALSGGFYPVSAVMADDEVMGVLQPGEHGSTYGGNPLGCAVARTALDVLRDEKLVERSATLGQAFLARLKTLQSPHIVEVRGRGMMVGIELDIPARPACEALMAEGMLCKETHDFVIRLTPPLVVTQEELDWAFERVKKVIEAL, encoded by the coding sequence ATGAGCGCCGAGCACGCCACGCCCCATCTCTCCACCCGCGAGTACATCGAGTTGGAGGAACGCTACGGCGCCCACAACTACCACCCGCTGGACCTCGTCATCGAACGTGGCGAGGGCGTCTGGGTGCATGACGTGGAGGGCCGCAAGTACATGGACTGCCTGAGCGCGTACTCGGCGGTGAACCAGGGCCACTGCCACCCGCGCATCCTGGAGACGTTGCGCGAGCAGGCCGCGAAGGTGACGTTGACGTCGCGCGCCTTCCGCAACGACCAGCTTCCGCACCTGTACAAGGCGCTGCGGGACATCTCCGGCTTGAGCCGCGCGCTGCCGATGAACTCCGGCGCGGAGGCGTGCGAGACGGCCATCAAGCTGGCGCGCAAGTGGGGCCACACGGTGAAGGGCATCCCCGAGGACCGCGCGGAGGTCATCGTCTTCGAGAACAACTTCCACGGCCGCACCATCAGCCTCATCAGCTTCTCCAGCGAGCCGCGCTACCGGAAGGGCTTTGGCCCCTTCACCCCGGGCTTCACCGTGGTGCCCTACGACGACGTGGAGGCCCTGCGGCGCGCCATCACGCCCAACACCTGCGCCGTGCTGATGGAGCCCATCCAGGCCGAGGCCGGCGTGCTGATTCCGAAGGACGGCTACCTGAAGCAGGTGGCCGCGCTCTGCCGTGAGAACAAGGTGTTGTTCATGGTGGACGAAATCCAGACGGGCCTGGGGCGCACGGGGAAGATGTTCGCGTTCCAGCACGAGGACGTCCGGCCCGACGCCATCGTCGTGGGCAAGGCGCTGTCGGGCGGCTTCTACCCTGTCTCCGCGGTGATGGCGGATGACGAGGTCATGGGCGTACTCCAGCCCGGTGAACACGGCAGCACGTACGGCGGCAACCCGCTGGGCTGCGCGGTGGCGCGCACGGCGCTGGACGTGCTTCGCGACGAGAAGCTGGTGGAGCGCTCCGCCACGCTGGGCCAGGCGTTCCTCGCCCGGCTGAAGACGCTCCAGAGTCCGCACATCGTGGAGGTGCGGGGGCGCGGGATGATGGTGGGCATCGAGCTGGACATTCCCGCCCGGCCCGCGTGCGAGGCGTTGATGGCGGAGGGCATGCTCTGCAAGGAGACGCATGACTTCGTCATCCGGCTCACGCCGCCGCTGGTCGTCACGCAGGAGGAACTCGACTGGGCGTTCGAGCGGGTGAAGAAGGTCATCGAGGCGCTGTAG
- a CDS encoding CBS domain-containing protein: MAHRSMDDGRDETSGARRAEPTAHREPDVAPPGSRERAESDLTGWNPARDEESSTRQGRYHRAATLRMSQPRTQMDDAPDTIHGAPPENSGPYGRDDRDSRYADGWGPRYDSGEQDVELSPQHAEYRAWDRSGYGGGRDEPFRPQGPHEARAPMRHGDARPRYRTDRGHGDTASSTSASRDRDEASTHRPQRVGMSVYTAVAGRPEETTYRYEGPGTSISTTTGGRPESRASRAGRRWQHEPLSAREVMTRNVRTARRDSPLRDVAQIMKDESCGAVPIVDERGRLVGIVTDRDLVVRAFTGSRSPEQLRVSDVMTDDVEAVTPEDTLQDVIGLMGRRQLRRIPVVERDDCIVGIISLGDIALRADQDEELQHALERISAKRSFWSRLG, encoded by the coding sequence ATGGCCCACAGAAGCATGGACGACGGCAGGGACGAAACCTCGGGCGCGCGGCGCGCCGAGCCCACCGCCCACCGTGAGCCGGACGTGGCGCCTCCAGGCTCGCGCGAGCGCGCCGAGTCCGACCTCACCGGCTGGAACCCCGCTCGCGACGAGGAGTCCTCCACCCGGCAGGGCCGCTACCACCGCGCGGCCACCCTGCGCATGTCCCAGCCGCGCACCCAGATGGACGACGCGCCGGACACGATTCACGGCGCGCCGCCGGAGAACAGCGGCCCCTATGGCCGGGATGACCGGGACAGCCGCTACGCCGACGGGTGGGGGCCCCGGTACGACTCAGGCGAACAGGACGTGGAGCTGTCCCCCCAGCACGCCGAATACCGGGCCTGGGACCGCTCCGGCTACGGCGGAGGCCGTGACGAGCCCTTTCGCCCCCAGGGCCCTCACGAGGCCCGCGCCCCCATGCGCCATGGCGACGCGCGCCCCCGATACCGCACGGACCGCGGCCACGGGGACACCGCCTCCTCCACCTCCGCGAGCAGGGACCGCGACGAGGCGAGCACCCACCGTCCCCAGCGCGTGGGCATGTCCGTCTACACCGCCGTCGCGGGCCGCCCCGAGGAGACCACCTACCGCTACGAAGGCCCGGGCACCTCCATCTCCACGACCACGGGCGGCCGCCCCGAGTCGCGCGCGTCCCGAGCAGGTCGCCGCTGGCAACACGAGCCCCTCTCCGCCCGGGAGGTGATGACGCGCAACGTGCGCACCGCCCGCCGGGACAGCCCGCTGCGAGACGTGGCGCAAATCATGAAGGACGAGTCGTGCGGCGCCGTGCCCATCGTCGACGAGCGGGGCCGGCTGGTGGGCATCGTCACCGACCGGGACCTGGTGGTGCGCGCCTTCACCGGGAGCCGCTCGCCCGAGCAGCTCCGCGTGTCGGACGTGATGACCGATGACGTGGAGGCCGTCACGCCGGAGGACACGCTCCAGGACGTCATCGGGCTGATGGGCCGCCGCCAACTGCGCCGCATCCCCGTGGTGGAGCGCGACGACTGCATCGTCGGCATCATCTCCCTGGGGGACATCGCCCTGCGCGCGGACCAGGACGAGGAGCTTCAGCACGCCCTGGAGCGAATCTCCGCCAAGCGCTCCTTCTGGAGCCGGCTGGGCTGA
- a CDS encoding ArsA family ATPase, translating into MSDGDLRQLLLTKRVIVLCGAGGVGKTTTAAALGVAAARAGRKVLVLTIDPARRLAETMGLQESGTKPTPVPPERLFPHEPPGPGRLDVWMLDPRAVFERMVFRLAPSPDAARAIVEHRLYRFLSELVAGVQEYAAAEALDAFLSEHRYELILLDTPPSRHALDFLDAPGRLARFLDDRIVSLFAPERHARSGRLWHGAQAVVDRVLSGVFGTHFTHELRGFIGAFGGLFAGMRLHTERLRSRLASPDAGFLLVTSPETTSLHEAAWFREALAARGLPFAGYVLNRSWAHDDVLTAPEALLEHAKGDRHAESAVKALSRMATAEQSRSAAHLALLHRLAEHLPPGALAVAAPDTGAELEEFSGLVRLGDALSAG; encoded by the coding sequence ATGAGCGATGGAGACTTGCGCCAATTGCTGCTCACCAAACGCGTCATCGTGCTGTGTGGCGCGGGCGGCGTGGGCAAGACGACCACGGCCGCGGCCCTGGGTGTCGCCGCCGCGCGCGCGGGCCGCAAGGTGCTGGTGCTCACCATCGACCCGGCGCGCAGGCTCGCGGAGACCATGGGCCTGCAAGAGAGCGGCACGAAGCCCACCCCCGTCCCTCCCGAGCGCCTCTTCCCCCACGAGCCCCCAGGCCCGGGACGACTGGACGTGTGGATGCTCGACCCGCGCGCCGTCTTCGAACGCATGGTGTTCCGGCTCGCGCCCTCCCCCGACGCCGCGCGCGCGATTGTCGAACACCGCCTCTATCGCTTCCTCTCCGAACTCGTCGCGGGCGTGCAGGAGTACGCCGCCGCCGAGGCCCTGGACGCCTTCCTCTCCGAACACCGCTACGAGCTCATCCTCCTCGACACGCCCCCCAGCCGGCACGCGCTGGACTTCCTGGACGCCCCGGGCCGACTGGCGCGCTTCCTGGACGACCGCATCGTGTCGCTCTTCGCCCCGGAGCGGCACGCCCGGAGCGGGCGGCTGTGGCACGGCGCCCAGGCCGTGGTGGACCGCGTCCTCTCCGGCGTCTTCGGCACCCACTTCACCCACGAGCTGCGCGGCTTCATCGGCGCCTTCGGAGGTCTCTTCGCGGGCATGCGCCTGCACACGGAGCGACTGCGGTCGCGGCTCGCCTCGCCCGACGCGGGCTTCCTGCTGGTGACCTCCCCGGAGACCACCTCCCTCCACGAGGCGGCCTGGTTCCGCGAGGCGCTGGCGGCGCGCGGGCTCCCCTTCGCCGGATACGTGCTGAACCGGAGCTGGGCGCACGACGACGTGCTGACGGCCCCGGAAGCCCTCCTGGAGCACGCGAAGGGAGACCGCCACGCGGAGAGCGCCGTGAAGGCGCTGTCCCGCATGGCCACCGCCGAGCAGTCCCGCTCGGCGGCGCACCTCGCCCTGCTCCACCGCCTCGCCGAGCACCTGCCCCCTGGCGCGCTCGCGGTGGCCGCACCAGACACCGGCGCGGAGCTGGAGGAGTTCAGCGGACTCGTGCGCCTGGGAGACGCCCTGTCCGCCGGATGA
- a CDS encoding SCO family protein encodes MSADSALPAPRARLTQRPGFWAGVAVTALGITAVSGLTLLRGRGASQPLPDLGALPDFTFTRHDGQPFGSGQLRGKPFVANFIFTRCPTVCPEFTRKMVGVQKETAAFGAGLQLVSFSVDPKYDTPERLTEYGERHGADFSRWSFLTGDYEQLKETIVQGFKVSMGREPGAPEDDLLSIFHGTHFVLVDDAGQIRGYYDSADSDSTQRLLRDTQRLAKTGH; translated from the coding sequence ATGTCCGCTGACTCAGCTCTCCCGGCCCCTCGGGCCCGTCTCACGCAGCGCCCGGGTTTCTGGGCGGGTGTCGCCGTCACGGCGCTCGGCATCACCGCCGTGTCAGGACTCACGCTGTTGCGTGGCCGGGGCGCCTCGCAGCCGCTGCCCGACCTGGGCGCGCTGCCAGACTTCACCTTCACCCGTCATGACGGACAGCCCTTCGGCAGCGGTCAGCTCCGGGGCAAGCCCTTCGTGGCCAACTTCATCTTCACGCGCTGCCCCACCGTCTGCCCGGAGTTCACCCGGAAGATGGTGGGCGTACAGAAGGAGACGGCGGCGTTTGGCGCCGGGCTCCAGTTGGTGTCGTTCTCCGTGGATCCGAAGTACGACACCCCGGAGCGGCTCACCGAGTATGGCGAGCGCCACGGCGCGGACTTCTCCCGCTGGAGCTTCCTCACCGGCGACTACGAGCAGCTCAAGGAGACCATCGTCCAGGGCTTCAAGGTGAGCATGGGCCGCGAGCCCGGCGCGCCGGAGGATGATCTGCTCTCCATCTTCCACGGGACGCACTTCGTGCTCGTGGACGACGCCGGCCAGATTCGCGGCTACTACGACAGCGCGGACAGCGACTCCACCCAGCGCCTGCTGCGCGACACCCAGCGCCTGGCGAAGACAGGGCACTGA
- a CDS encoding ubiquinol-cytochrome c reductase iron-sulfur subunit, whose product MSSTRRGFLKGILGTGAAGAAASTLPGCAPDIDPAPVTDISASAQGTVDILVSRYPDLEPVGGALTVRVPGTETVPLLVVHSKDDGAPDDFSVLSSICTHVGCPLGYDGKDVICPCHLSRFNARDGAVLQRPATVALQTFSSEYNVNTGVLRINLRAGQSDFPPAVAGEVVLPLSQFPALRDVGGSVTGVPDGYGRRIFVFRMQDGSLSAVDSICTHLNCEVEHRTQEADLFCACHASIFTLDGAVTQGPATRPLKRFTVSETPDSVVLTGVA is encoded by the coding sequence GTGAGTTCGACGCGACGAGGATTTCTCAAGGGCATTCTGGGAACGGGCGCGGCGGGCGCGGCGGCTTCGACGCTGCCGGGCTGCGCGCCGGACATCGACCCCGCGCCGGTGACGGACATCTCCGCCAGCGCGCAGGGGACGGTGGACATCCTGGTGTCGCGCTATCCGGATTTGGAGCCCGTGGGCGGCGCGCTGACGGTGCGCGTCCCGGGGACGGAGACGGTGCCGCTGCTGGTGGTGCACTCCAAGGATGACGGCGCCCCGGACGACTTCTCCGTGCTGTCGTCCATCTGCACGCACGTGGGCTGCCCGCTGGGCTACGACGGCAAGGACGTCATCTGTCCCTGCCACCTGTCCCGCTTCAATGCCCGGGATGGCGCCGTGTTGCAGCGGCCGGCCACCGTGGCGCTGCAGACGTTCTCCTCGGAGTACAACGTCAACACGGGCGTGCTGCGCATCAACCTGCGCGCGGGCCAGAGCGACTTCCCGCCCGCGGTGGCCGGGGAGGTCGTGTTGCCCCTCAGCCAGTTCCCGGCGCTGCGGGATGTCGGCGGCTCGGTGACGGGCGTACCGGACGGGTACGGTCGGCGCATCTTCGTCTTCCGGATGCAGGACGGCTCGCTGTCGGCCGTGGACTCCATCTGCACGCACCTGAACTGCGAGGTGGAGCACCGCACGCAGGAGGCGGACCTGTTCTGCGCCTGCCACGCGTCCATCTTCACGCTGGACGGCGCGGTGACGCAGGGGCCCGCCACGCGGCCCCTCAAGCGCTTCACGGTGTCGGAGACGCCGGACTCCGTCGTGCTCACCGGCGTGGCCTGA
- a CDS encoding zinc ribbon domain-containing protein, translated as MSVLAVKVEPCQRCDSALEVEDLRCPVCGLTAPPPPQVAVERARARVVRCDSCGAAVEYSVEAKAPRCDYCGSVTHVETTADPVEQAQAWLPFTVDPEAARGALMGFLGRGGFFRPSGLAREASLESLRPVWWPAWMFDAGVDVSWTADSNAGARRSEWAPHAGRTRFDFEDIPVPASRGLKMKECEALAPHYQRGSARDTQVGPEGAHVERFESTRSGARRSVLEAVERLSLERLKQGVIPGRIFRNIHVAVALSSLRTRRLALPVYVMAYRYREKPYRVLVHGQDAQVVLGEAPISALRVAAVVLAVVLVLAGLLFAAEMH; from the coding sequence ATGAGCGTGCTGGCCGTGAAGGTGGAGCCCTGCCAGCGCTGCGACAGCGCCCTGGAGGTGGAGGACCTGCGCTGCCCGGTGTGTGGGCTGACGGCGCCGCCCCCGCCCCAGGTCGCGGTGGAGCGCGCGCGGGCCCGCGTGGTGCGGTGCGACAGTTGCGGCGCGGCGGTGGAGTACTCGGTGGAGGCGAAGGCGCCCCGGTGTGACTACTGCGGCTCCGTCACGCACGTGGAGACGACGGCGGACCCGGTGGAGCAGGCGCAGGCGTGGCTGCCCTTCACGGTGGACCCGGAGGCCGCGCGCGGCGCGCTGATGGGCTTCCTGGGGCGGGGTGGCTTCTTCCGGCCGTCGGGGCTGGCGCGGGAGGCCTCGCTGGAGTCGCTGCGTCCGGTGTGGTGGCCGGCGTGGATGTTCGACGCGGGCGTGGACGTGAGCTGGACGGCGGATTCGAATGCGGGCGCGCGGCGGTCGGAGTGGGCGCCGCACGCGGGGCGCACCCGCTTCGACTTCGAGGACATCCCCGTTCCGGCGTCGCGTGGGTTGAAGATGAAGGAGTGCGAGGCGCTCGCGCCCCATTACCAGCGCGGTTCGGCGCGGGACACGCAGGTGGGCCCCGAGGGCGCGCACGTCGAGCGCTTCGAGTCGACGCGTTCAGGCGCCCGGCGGAGCGTATTGGAAGCGGTGGAGCGGCTGTCCCTCGAGCGGCTCAAGCAGGGCGTCATTCCCGGTCGCATCTTCCGGAACATCCACGTGGCGGTGGCGCTGTCCAGCCTGCGCACCCGGCGGCTGGCGCTGCCTGTGTATGTGATGGCGTATCGCTACCGGGAGAAGCCGTACCGGGTGCTGGTGCACGGGCAGGACGCGCAGGTGGTGTTGGGCGAGGCGCCCATCTCCGCGTTGCGCGTGGCCGCCGTCGTGCTGGCCGTGGTGTTGGTGCTCGCGGGCCTGCTGTTCGCGGCGGAGATGCACTGA
- a CDS encoding YceI family protein: MIARRIALIATLVLALPAVAQSQARTYSVKKDASSLTYKLKHKLHEVVGKAAPSDGKARLLPDGTLQVAVRANVKDFDSGNANRDAHMLETTDAAKFPIIDFKGVATGVKPPTSFPAKVPVKVKGQLTFHGVKKTVEIPMTVLFNSEKEAVAEGSFDISLDAYNVDRPSLLMVKVDDVLVLEPKLVFEVEGT; the protein is encoded by the coding sequence GTGATTGCTCGACGAATCGCCCTGATCGCCACCCTGGTGCTCGCGCTGCCCGCAGTCGCGCAGTCGCAGGCCCGCACGTATAGCGTCAAGAAGGACGCCAGCTCCCTCACCTACAAGCTGAAGCACAAGCTGCACGAGGTGGTGGGCAAGGCGGCTCCCAGCGACGGCAAGGCGCGGCTCTTGCCGGATGGAACCCTTCAGGTGGCGGTGCGCGCCAACGTGAAGGACTTCGACTCGGGCAACGCGAACCGTGACGCGCACATGCTGGAGACCACGGACGCGGCGAAGTTCCCCATCATCGACTTCAAGGGCGTGGCCACCGGCGTGAAGCCGCCCACGAGCTTCCCGGCCAAGGTGCCGGTGAAGGTGAAGGGCCAGCTCACCTTCCACGGCGTGAAGAAGACCGTGGAGATTCCGATGACGGTGCTGTTCAACTCGGAGAAGGAGGCGGTGGCCGAGGGCAGCTTCGACATCAGCCTGGATGCCTATAACGTCGACCGCCCTTCGCTGCTGATGGTGAAGGTGGATGACGTCCTGGTGCTGGAGCCCAAGCTGGTGTTCGAGGTGGAGGGTACGTGA
- a CDS encoding serine/threonine protein kinase has product MMTPDTTTEELPGAPRRPRVLFTVAGTVFEFVRKLEMRSTGELLMLAQRRYRNGLGGPVVVKRLRNPATFVERRRLVEEVDLTFRLNHPGIAKVILLKLYRGAPHVVMEYVEGRSLDTVLNLAAMRRRPLSPAFAAHVTAEVAEALHHAHVLTDEWSRPLHIVHRDVSPRNIRVGVHGEVKLTNFTVAASSLSGREVTSRALVKGDIAYASPEALRRRKVDARSDLFSLGLVLLELLTGRHPLMVDDLLPVVEPEVMELQAQGPTWMPVKEVAARMAQLGPEQVERLAAGVPAPLLAIVQRALRQAPGERFQTGAEMAAALRAWLEGQGLQRGRQAIAEEVEFAAVEATVRRNQAELLEGGLQPEGLTAEEAALAGEPALEAEQGEDAGSAVRLSQVAELTLEAKLTLTVEPPEAMPRAEAVETEAHARRPMTDSRAEALGSESQTRQPLTEPRAAGLEPESQPLQPLADSSAAGLEPESQPRQPLTESHAAGPEQARTSPPRALAPEQARPADEASEAPSQPASASAAQGKPSVP; this is encoded by the coding sequence ATGATGACGCCGGATACGACGACGGAGGAGCTTCCCGGAGCTCCTCGCAGGCCACGCGTGCTGTTCACCGTGGCGGGCACGGTGTTCGAGTTCGTCCGCAAGTTGGAGATGCGCTCCACGGGCGAGCTGCTGATGCTGGCGCAGCGGCGCTACCGGAACGGGCTGGGCGGCCCGGTGGTGGTGAAGCGGCTGCGCAATCCCGCCACGTTCGTGGAGCGGCGCCGGCTGGTGGAGGAGGTGGACCTGACGTTCCGCCTCAACCACCCCGGCATCGCCAAGGTGATACTGCTGAAGCTGTACCGCGGAGCGCCGCACGTGGTGATGGAGTACGTGGAGGGCCGGTCGCTCGACACGGTGCTGAATCTGGCGGCCATGCGGCGGCGGCCCCTGTCTCCCGCCTTCGCGGCGCACGTGACGGCGGAGGTGGCGGAGGCCCTGCACCATGCCCACGTGCTGACCGACGAGTGGAGCCGCCCGCTCCACATCGTCCACCGGGACGTGAGCCCCCGGAACATCCGCGTGGGCGTGCATGGCGAGGTGAAGCTGACGAACTTCACGGTGGCCGCGTCGTCGCTCTCCGGGCGCGAGGTGACGAGCCGCGCGCTGGTGAAGGGCGACATCGCGTATGCCTCGCCGGAGGCGCTGCGGCGGCGGAAGGTGGATGCGCGGTCGGACCTGTTCTCCCTGGGGTTGGTGCTGCTGGAGCTGCTGACGGGCCGGCATCCGTTGATGGTGGATGACCTGCTGCCCGTGGTGGAGCCGGAGGTGATGGAGCTCCAGGCCCAGGGGCCGACGTGGATGCCCGTGAAGGAGGTGGCCGCGCGGATGGCGCAGCTCGGGCCGGAGCAGGTGGAGCGGCTGGCCGCGGGCGTCCCCGCGCCGCTGCTGGCCATCGTGCAACGGGCGCTGCGGCAGGCACCCGGGGAGCGATTTCAGACGGGCGCGGAGATGGCGGCGGCGCTGCGCGCGTGGCTGGAGGGACAAGGGCTTCAGCGGGGACGGCAGGCCATCGCCGAGGAGGTGGAGTTCGCCGCCGTGGAGGCGACGGTGCGGCGGAATCAGGCGGAGCTGCTCGAGGGAGGGTTGCAGCCCGAGGGGCTGACGGCGGAAGAGGCGGCGCTGGCCGGAGAGCCCGCGCTCGAGGCGGAACAGGGTGAAGACGCGGGGTCCGCCGTTCGGTTGTCCCAGGTCGCGGAGCTGACGCTGGAGGCAAAACTCACGCTCACGGTGGAGCCGCCCGAGGCCATGCCGCGCGCCGAGGCGGTGGAGACCGAGGCCCACGCGCGGCGGCCGATGACGGACTCGCGTGCCGAGGCGTTGGGGTCGGAATCCCAGACGCGTCAGCCATTGACGGAGCCGCGTGCCGCTGGGCTGGAGCCTGAGTCACAGCCGCTTCAGCCCTTGGCGGACTCGAGTGCCGCCGGGCTGGAGCCTGAGTCACAACCGCGTCAGCCATTGACGGAGTCGCATGCCGCGGGGCCGGAGCAGGCACGGACCTCGCCGCCACGCGCCCTTGCCCCCGAGCAGGCTCGCCCCGCCGACGAAGCATCCGAGGCGCCGTCACAGCCCGCCAGCGCCTCCGCCGCGCAGGGGAAACCCAGCGTTCCGTGA